The Candidatus Saccharimonadales bacterium genome segment CGCTGGCCATTTTGGTAGCATCACCGGGCCCAGTCGTTTTGGCAAATTCGCCCCCAATACCAAGAGCACCAAGGCGTTCACGCAGTTTCTGCTGCAGCGAATTAATCGAACTCTTACCGGCGGCTGGGTTGATGATGTAGTAATACATTTAGTCTGCTTCCGGCTCGGGCGCAGCATCTGGTGAATCGGCTGGCGGCTGGAGTTCTGATGGGGTAGAGGTCATGATGCTGGTACCAATAAAAACTCCACCGGTGCTGATCGCAATGCTACCGGATGCTATATTGCCATTAACTCGACCAGTTTCTTGAATACTAACGTGATTGGCGGCTTTGACGTCACCTTCAATTTGACCAGCTACGGTAACGTCGCGACCGATCAAATTACCTTTGATATTGGCATTTACACCAACCGAGAGTGACCCCTTAGTTTTGATATTTCCGGATATAGTGCCATCTACGATAATATCGTGTTCGCTGGTTAAATTACCTTTGACTGAAACTCCCGAACCAATAATTGTTTCGTTGCCAACAATACCTACGATTGATTCTTTTCTCATTCTACCTCCTGAGCAGGGGTGCGCTTGGTGGCTTGGACCAAGGCTTTTTGCTCCTCGCTCGATAAGTTGTATTTGCTTTTGCCGAAATCGATTGGCTTAGCGTAAACCCTGG includes the following:
- a CDS encoding polymer-forming cytoskeletal protein, giving the protein MRKESIVGIVGNETIIGSGVSVKGNLTSEHDIIVDGTISGNIKTKGSLSVGVNANIKGNLIGRDVTVAGQIEGDVKAANHVSIQETGRVNGNIASGSIAISTGGVFIGTSIMTSTPSELQPPADSPDAAPEPEAD